The following nucleotide sequence is from uncultured Draconibacterium sp..
AATAGATATTTAGTGGGTTAAAAATGCTGAGAGAGGAGTAGGTGAATTGCCTAAATTTCATGGATTTAAATATATTTATTTGTGTAAATAAAAAAGAATTATTTTCTTTGTTAGTGATAGGTCGTTCCGACCTATTGTGTGTTTGGGGGTTAACATTAATAAGGGCAGTTGTTGAACTGCCCTTTTCTTTTTTAGTTTAATCCAAAACTCGTTTTCTCAATATCCAATTCTTACAATATAAATGTAAATCGCGGGAAAAGTTGACTTATCACGGATGTTAAAAATACCGATCAGGTTTTAGGCAGTTTGCTGAAAATAGGCTGAAATTACGGGGGGTTTCAAGGTTTTCTGTATTTGAATGCGTAAATTTGAAATAACAACGATCGACCAGATCTGTTGTTGGGGAAGATAAAATTGGTTAGGGCTATATTCTATTACCCTTCTCAATTCAACTCAAGTGATTTAAGTTAGGCACAATTCTTTTACATCTTACGAGGACGTAAGAAAATATACAAAGGCGACTGTTGAGTTGCCTTTTGTTTTTATATCTAAATTTAATTTCTCTTTGGAAGTTTGATAAGTAAAAATTGGAAGAGGGATGCTGAATTCAATCAGTTTTAACCATTAATTATAATGGCATTATTTCATTTTATACCTCCGCCGGATTATTTACAGGGGCATAATTACCAATAAACGAAAGAGTGCCTTGTCCATTTTGAGTTCTATATTGAGAAAAATGTCCCAATATGAAACCGGAAATAAAAAGTTTGGCACAGTTAAGTCGTAGATAATGAGTGGTTAACGATTTGTGGAACATCAATTGATATAATAAGAACAAATTAGGAAAATAAAAATATAGGGTTTGTATAACAGGGTAGAACGACTTCTAATTTGATTGGTTCTGTATAAAGGGGTTTGTAAATTATCAATCATCACTAAAAAGCGTCCTTAAGTTCTACCCTTTCTTTTTGCTTTTTTCGTAACATTATGTTAAAAATAGTTTTGTGTCGCAGAAGATTCAAAAGATACTAGAAGGCTGACCATAATAAAAAAACCGTTCATCAACATGAACGGTTTTGTATTTACAAACCACTTCAAAAAGTGTACTGAAAAAGTAGAACCATCCTAAAATGGATCACCACAGTATTTTAGTATTTTTCGATTATTGCGTCCGGTGGTAAAAGTAAAACAATAAGATAAAAAATAACAACGACAAGACCTGATTCCGCTTATTTTACGGCGGTAATCAGTTTTTATGAAGTTGTCACTAAGTAATCAGTACTTTTCAACGGTGAAGATAGACTCCATATCCGTTCTTAGTTGATTTTCCGGAGTCTTTTTCAAATAGATATTTTTTCCGAGTAAGTCATCGGGAATGTTATTGCCACTAATCTCAATATGTTTGCAATACTCAAGGCTAAAGGTGTAATGCCGGTTATGAAATGGTTCAAAATCATAACTTCTGGTAACGGTGTTTCCGGTGAATGACAATCCGTCAACAGAAAGTGCATAGAGAAGTGGATAATCGAACGGATTAAACTGGTTGTTCTGAATGCTGATGTTGCGGTGGTAAACAGGAGTATCATCATTTAAAGCGGGAATGATGGGATAGATGGATATAATTGCTTCGTTGTAACGGTACGCACTTGTATTACATAACGATGTAAATATATTTCCGTAGATGGATACATCGGTTGCACCACCTGTTTTGAGCGACGTATTTGCATCGCCTGCAACACGAATAGCACTTCCGCTTGATTCAAACGTATTGTTTTCAATTTCAACTTTACCGGCTGTTTCAACAACAAGGCCACTTGCCCGGCTACTTTTAAAATTACTGTTCTTAATGGTCAAATCAGGTATCCAGCTCAGGTTTTCAATTACGTCTCCCGCGTTCAGGTTGTTGGGAACAGCTTCCTCAAAATGTAGCAAAAAATGTTCCGTATCGATAGCAGTGACCTTTTTAATCGTGTATGTTTCAGATGAAGAATCCGAATTACGTCCAATAAAACTAACCACATCTCCCGGGCGAGCCCAGTTTTGAATCTCACTTTGTTTATCCAGGTAGCGGCATTTTATCTGGTTTGCCGACACAACTTCGTCAACACGAAGACTGATGCTGTAAACACGTACAGGTTCATTAACCATTCCCTCAAAAGTACAACGTTCGACAAGAATATTGTCCTTACAATTCACGACTTGTAAACCATCAAAACCTCCTCCAAAATAGCGGATTTTAGTGCGGTTGGGGATTGCCTGGTATCGGTCAAACTTCAGGTTTTTGCTGTTTTGTGCCAAAATACCCGAGCCTGCAGCATGATACAGCCTGAGATTTTCGATAGTAATGTTTTCCGATTCGGAAATAAAAATGCCTGCATGAGTAGGCGTTGCATGTTGCATTATCAGGAAATTCCCAATTTGGGGCTTTCGTTTAAAGTTGAAATGCAGACGCACAATCCCGGGCATGGTAGCCTCGGCAGAATACGCATCCCAGTCTTCGCCCAAACAAGGGATGTCGCCGGTATGTGGAACAATATACCTGTCATTTCGGTCGAACTCCAATGTTTTACTCCATTCATTCGACTGGCCATTACCCACATCAAACAATATCTTTCCTTCCTCTAAACGGTAGGGCGTTTCTCTGGGATTAAGGGCAATATCCATATAAAGATCGTTCACCCGTAAAACCTCGGCCTGGCCAATAAAAGGTTGTCCCCAGTCAATCGTAACGTTTTTGAGGGTAATGTTTTGACAATTGTCGAAAGTGAAAGGTTGCATTTCCTGATGAAAGATCAGGTGGCTGCCGCGCCCGTCGATTACCAGGTTTTTGATATTCTCAAAATGAAACGCACAAACTTTCGGATGTGCATTTAAAGTGTTTGCTTCGTGGTACACCTTAGTTTTACAGCCATCAGGATAAAAATGATAGGTGCCGGTTGAAAATACAAGCACTTTTGGCTGATCTGTTTTTAAGTCGTCAAGAGCTTTGTAGAAGTGTTTTATTGCATTTTTCTTTTTGGTTTTATACAAGCCATAATCTTTCAGAAAAATATAAGTAGTATCGTTTGGTGCATTTAATTCGGTGGCTTGACCAGAAAAGACAGACAACCATAAAAAAAGTATGATGAATAATGCTGTTTTCATTCTATTACGATTTTCTGCAAGATACTATTTTGTGGTTTTTCCTTCATACATCGATTGGAAAACTTCATCAACGGGTTCCCAAAGTTCTATTTTGTTGTTTTCAGGATCCATGATGTGGACAAACTTCCCATACTCATACGTTTCAATTTCATCGCAAATGGTTACACCTGCCTCTTTTAATTCCGCAACCAGTTTTTCAATATTTTCAACCCTGTAGTTGATCATAAATTCTTTCTTTGAGGGGTCAAAATAGTCAGTGTCCTCTTTAAACGGACTCCAAACCGAGTAGGCCTTTTCATCCGGCGTATCCGACTTTCTGAATTCAAATACCGATCCGTATTCGTTTGTTACCAATCCCAGATTTTTGCTGTACCACTCCTTCATCTGTTCGGGATCTTTTGTTTTGAAGAAGATTCCGCCGATGCCTGTTACTTTTTTCATTTTTTAGATTTTATCATTTAAAAGTAGAACAATATAAAATGGTTCATCATAAATTAGATTTTCCGAAGAAGAAGCAACCTGAAATCCATTACATGATCACCGGGAATGAGGGTGGCTTGTAGGGTCAATAATCCCTTTCCTTCTTCTAAATATATGGTTCCAACTTTTTTTCGGTGAAATTCTTTTACATACCCTTCCATTCGTGGATAAATATCCCTGTCGTCCAGTAATGGAGAATTACAGGCTTCGTTTATTTTGAATTCGAACTGCGAATCCTTAAAGCTAAGTTTTATGTTTGACCCGATTTCTTCTTCAGGGCAGGTATAAAATAACTCAATTTCATAATTACCACTGGTGAGCACTTCCGCATCGAAGGTAATTTTATTGGTAGTAGCGATCCAGTTCGTTAAATAAGTGCTGTTGGGGTATTTGTTTGATCGTTTTATATTGCCGTGGCCAATTGCATCGCGAGCAGGGAGTTGAGTTTGAAAGACACTTGGATGACCTATCGTAAATGGTCGTTTGGCATCTCTGTCCAATTCGCTTGCTACTTCTTTTTGCCAGTTTGTTTTTGCCAAAAGCAGTTGTTGGTATTCATTGGGGTACTTTTCCGAAACGTCGATATACTGTCCCGGATCATTTTCCATATCAAAAAGTTTATTTTCATGATCGAGCCTGAATTTCTGATTTCTTAAGCTCAATCTGCCTCCCCAGTAATTATAAATTATCCGATCCTGCCATTCAGCGTCATCATCGACTAGCAGAGGTTTTAAACTGAGGCCATCAAGAGGATTTGTTGTGCGTACTTCTATCCCGGCCAATTCTGCCAGTGTTGGGAGCAAATCTATTCCACTGGTAATTTCGCTGATTTCTTTACCGGCTCGTAAATTGCCTTCCCATTTTATAATAAGCGGAGAACGTACGCCACCTTCATCGGTTGAGCCTTTTTTACCTTTCATGTTATCATTCCAGCGAAATCCATTTGGGCCGTTATCCGAAAGGTAAAGAATTATGGTATTCTCTGTCAGTCCCAATTCTTCAACTTTTTGAGAAATTCGACCTACATTCCAATCGATGTTCTCGCACATGGCCAAAGCAGCTTTTGTAAACAGCGTGTCCTCCTTTTCCTTGTCGCGATAAAACATAGCAAGGTTTTTGTTTTTATACTTTTCCCAGAATTTATCGGGGACCTGCATTGGCGAATGAGGTGTGTTAAATGGCAAATACAACAGAAATGGTTTGTCCGCGTTTTCTTCAATAAATTCCAGCCCTTTTTGGGTAAGGTCGTCTATGATAAAACCATCGCCTTTTATAATCTCGCCATTATGTTCTAACATTGGGCTGTAATAGTTTCCCCAATGACCGGAACAGAAGCCGTAAAAGTCATCAAAGCCTCTTGAGTTTGGGTGGTAGGGAGCCTGCATGCCGTTGTGCCATTTTCCATAAGCTGCGGTAGCGTAACCGGCATTTTTAAATACTTCGGCGATGGTAGTCTCATCAAGATCCATTCGTTCTCCTCCTGCTCCTGTCGACCAAACACCACTGCGCACATGATAGCGTCCGGTTAACAATTCGGCCCGGGTAGGGGAGCAAACGGCACAAACAAAAAACCGGTCGAAAGTAACGCCGGTTTCAGCCAGCTTATCGATGTTTGGCGTTTTAATGTTTGTATTTCCCTTACAACTTAAATCTCCCCAACCTTGGTCGTCGGCCAAAATAATAATGATATTGGGTTTTGTTTCGTAAGGCTTGTGAGAACAGGATGAAAATAAAAGGGTAAGAAGTATCGATACTGACAGGTTTCTCATTGTTGTTGGTTTAGTTGAAGGCTAAAAATAATTAAACTTTAGAACTAAACCTTTACAATATAAGTGAATTATAATGCTTCGGGATACTTTATAAAATGGTTTTTATTTCAGCTATGTTTGATCGTTTTATCCAGTTCGGATGATCTTCCACTTCTTCCACTTGTTCGTGAATCCAGGTAATATGAAAAGGAATATGAATGCCAAAACCGCCCAGTTGCAGTACCGGTTCAATATCTGATTTGTATGAATTCCCGATCATTAGAAAATCTTCCGGAGCAATCTCCAGGTGGTTGATGAGCTTTTGGTAATCTGCCGGTTTTTTATTGCTCATTACCTCCACATGATGAAAGTATTTCTCCAATTTCGATTTTTGCAGTTTTCGCTCCTGATCAAGCAAGTCGCCTTTGGTAGCTACAATTAATTTAAAGCCTTTTTGCTGCAAATATTCGAGTGTTTCAATAACGCCTTCGAGCAATTCTACCGGCTGATTGATCTGTTTTTTGCCCAATTCAATAATTTGCTCTATAATTTCCTGCGGTACTTTGTTGCCGGTAATCTTCAACGCCGTCTCAACCATCGAAAGAACAAATCCTTTGGTGCCGTATCCGTATTCTTCCAGGTTTTGTATTTCGGTGGTATAAAGCACTTCCATGATTTCGTCGGAGGTGCTGAAATCCGATAATAAGGAACAAAACTTTTCCTCCGTTTCGCGAAAGAATGTTTCGTTTACCCAAAGGGTGTCGTCGGCATCGAATGCTATTACTTTGAAGTTGTTTTTCATGTTAATGTTTCTCGCAGATTTCGCAGAAGACGCTGATTTGGCTTTATCTAAATGCCCGGTTTATAGCGCTAAGTTCACCACTGTAATTCCGGAACCGCCAAAATCTACATGTTCATCTTTGTAGCTGCGCACCATGGGTTCCGAGCGCAGGTATTCGCGAATAATTTGTCTCAGAATTCCATTCCCTTTGCCATGGAGTATTCGAAGTTGACCCGATTCAAACATTATTGCTTCATCAATAAACGCTGTGATTTTCGAGATGGCTTCATCTGCTCTTTGCCCACGAATATCGATCTCAGGTTTAAAATTTAAACGACGTTCAGAGAAACCTTCGCTAACAACCGACGCACGTCCACCACGGTTTTTATCCAGTTTTTTTGCTTCGTTATTGCTTATCCGCTCCAGGTTTTTACTCGGCATTGTTGTCATTAGCTGGCCAAAAGCAACCACAGCATTTTTTGCATTAATTTCAATGAGGTCGCCAACCGTATCCTGCCCTTTTAAGCGCACTTTATCGCCGGGACGCATTTCAATACTTTGTTCCAGCTTTTCTTTTGTAACCGGCTTTTTCGCGTCATCGGGGCGGTGTTTATTTCGGTTATCTTCGCGCTGGCGTAATTTCTCCATCTTTTTAGTGATCTGTGCATCGTTGCCGGTTGTTTTCCGGTCGACATCTTTTTTCAGATCACCCAATTTTGCCCGTGCTTCTTTTGTTTTTTCCTTATCTGCCTGGGCCTGTTTGATTTCCTGGATGGTGTTCTCAATCCGCTTATTCACACCTTTCAGTAAAGCATCAGCTTCTTCTTTGGCTTTTTTCAGAATCTCTTTACGCTGCTTCTGAATTTCCTGTAACTCCGACTCGTATGTTTCTGCCGTGTCGTCAATAATCTTTTCCACTTTGCGGATTTTCATTCGCTTGGTTTCCCAGTAGCGTTTATCGCGGTTAATTTTGCGCAGGTTGCGGTCGAAATCAATATGGTCTTTTCCCACTTTTTCGGTAGCCTGCTCCAAAATATCTTCCGGTAATCCAATCTTTCGTGCAATTTCAAAA
It contains:
- a CDS encoding right-handed parallel beta-helix repeat-containing protein; the encoded protein is MKTALFIILFLWLSVFSGQATELNAPNDTTYIFLKDYGLYKTKKKNAIKHFYKALDDLKTDQPKVLVFSTGTYHFYPDGCKTKVYHEANTLNAHPKVCAFHFENIKNLVIDGRGSHLIFHQEMQPFTFDNCQNITLKNVTIDWGQPFIGQAEVLRVNDLYMDIALNPRETPYRLEEGKILFDVGNGQSNEWSKTLEFDRNDRYIVPHTGDIPCLGEDWDAYSAEATMPGIVRLHFNFKRKPQIGNFLIMQHATPTHAGIFISESENITIENLRLYHAAGSGILAQNSKNLKFDRYQAIPNRTKIRYFGGGFDGLQVVNCKDNILVERCTFEGMVNEPVRVYSISLRVDEVVSANQIKCRYLDKQSEIQNWARPGDVVSFIGRNSDSSSETYTIKKVTAIDTEHFLLHFEEAVPNNLNAGDVIENLSWIPDLTIKNSNFKSSRASGLVVETAGKVEIENNTFESSGSAIRVAGDANTSLKTGGATDVSIYGNIFTSLCNTSAYRYNEAIISIYPIIPALNDDTPVYHRNISIQNNQFNPFDYPLLYALSVDGLSFTGNTVTRSYDFEPFHNRHYTFSLEYCKHIEISGNNIPDDLLGKNIYLKKTPENQLRTDMESIFTVEKY
- a CDS encoding VOC family protein, yielding MKKVTGIGGIFFKTKDPEQMKEWYSKNLGLVTNEYGSVFEFRKSDTPDEKAYSVWSPFKEDTDYFDPSKKEFMINYRVENIEKLVAELKEAGVTICDEIETYEYGKFVHIMDPENNKIELWEPVDEVFQSMYEGKTTK
- a CDS encoding arylsulfatase; amino-acid sequence: MRNLSVSILLTLLFSSCSHKPYETKPNIIIILADDQGWGDLSCKGNTNIKTPNIDKLAETGVTFDRFFVCAVCSPTRAELLTGRYHVRSGVWSTGAGGERMDLDETTIAEVFKNAGYATAAYGKWHNGMQAPYHPNSRGFDDFYGFCSGHWGNYYSPMLEHNGEIIKGDGFIIDDLTQKGLEFIEENADKPFLLYLPFNTPHSPMQVPDKFWEKYKNKNLAMFYRDKEKEDTLFTKAALAMCENIDWNVGRISQKVEELGLTENTIILYLSDNGPNGFRWNDNMKGKKGSTDEGGVRSPLIIKWEGNLRAGKEISEITSGIDLLPTLAELAGIEVRTTNPLDGLSLKPLLVDDDAEWQDRIIYNYWGGRLSLRNQKFRLDHENKLFDMENDPGQYIDVSEKYPNEYQQLLLAKTNWQKEVASELDRDAKRPFTIGHPSVFQTQLPARDAIGHGNIKRSNKYPNSTYLTNWIATTNKITFDAEVLTSGNYEIELFYTCPEEEIGSNIKLSFKDSQFEFKINEACNSPLLDDRDIYPRMEGYVKEFHRKKVGTIYLEEGKGLLTLQATLIPGDHVMDFRLLLLRKI
- a CDS encoding HAD family hydrolase, which translates into the protein MKNNFKVIAFDADDTLWVNETFFRETEEKFCSLLSDFSTSDEIMEVLYTTEIQNLEEYGYGTKGFVLSMVETALKITGNKVPQEIIEQIIELGKKQINQPVELLEGVIETLEYLQQKGFKLIVATKGDLLDQERKLQKSKLEKYFHHVEVMSNKKPADYQKLINHLEIAPEDFLMIGNSYKSDIEPVLQLGGFGIHIPFHITWIHEQVEEVEDHPNWIKRSNIAEIKTIL